The following are encoded together in the Leptospira langatensis genome:
- the tpiA gene encoding triose-phosphate isomerase, translating into MRPKIIAGNWKMNLSEKEALSLANGLKEKLPSRLGNKKAVVFPSSIHLASVARILENSPVSVGAQNIYPSPLTAMTGETGPDQLSELGIRFALVGHSERRQFLKETSVFCNQKISYLAKNNFTAVYCVGETLEEREAGRTFEVLGKQIQEGLGSIPSDVFPRIWVAYEPVWAIGTGKVATPAQAQEAHAFIRKEISSLFQNGSSIADAMPILYGGSVKADNVKELLGQPDIDGGLVGGASQKLDSFLALF; encoded by the coding sequence ATGCGCCCCAAGATCATAGCAGGTAACTGGAAAATGAATCTTTCCGAGAAGGAGGCCTTAAGTCTTGCAAACGGCTTAAAGGAGAAGCTACCTTCTCGTCTCGGAAATAAAAAGGCAGTTGTATTTCCTTCCTCCATTCATTTGGCTTCTGTCGCACGGATCCTGGAGAACTCTCCCGTTTCTGTCGGAGCCCAAAATATCTACCCTTCTCCCCTGACCGCTATGACAGGAGAAACGGGTCCGGACCAATTGTCCGAACTTGGGATCCGTTTCGCTTTGGTGGGACACTCGGAAAGAAGACAATTCCTAAAAGAGACGAGCGTATTCTGTAACCAAAAGATCTCCTATCTTGCTAAGAACAATTTCACTGCAGTGTATTGCGTGGGAGAAACCTTAGAAGAAAGAGAAGCAGGAAGAACCTTCGAGGTATTAGGAAAGCAGATCCAAGAAGGACTAGGTTCTATCCCAAGTGACGTATTTCCTAGGATCTGGGTAGCCTATGAACCTGTCTGGGCCATCGGGACTGGAAAAGTGGCGACCCCTGCCCAAGCGCAAGAAGCACATGCATTTATCCGAAAAGAGATCTCTTCCCTCTTCCAAAATGGAAGCTCTATCGCTGACGCAATGCCTATCCTGTATGGCGGCTCGGTAAAAGCGGACAATGTGAAGGAACTCCTAGGCCAGCCTGATATTGATGGCGGATTAGTGGGCGGCGCCAGCCAGAAATTGGATAGCTTTCTCGCTCTGTTCTAA
- a CDS encoding LIC_12097 family sensor histidine kinase: MSSLMENLHERAEELQAILDGITEPLVLIDPGFRVRRVNKATLEFSEEAEFPFVLGRKCFEVLYNRTAICPYCPMKDHHENEADFDAQFEGKGEIGREIFHVANNQKETLYLDFFPIRKDGSVVSIVEKISNITRLKEKEEENLRIRNLASLGIFISGVAHELNNPLTGMSLTLQNLMNNLSSMDPEFFKKRLEMIKEDLTRAAMIVLDVISFAKPDKLVTTNADIHETIMKAKDSVTWVYPVLSKNTEWEILSEPGTTFQFNPVKMERLFINLFKNSLQAYDYGEGKIRVEVRRTRNMMHIIVEDTAGGIPEDMLDKIFSPFFSKNKAGVGTGLGLSICHSIVREHSGELTVRSFDRKTRFKISLPLVQPKGA; this comes from the coding sequence ATGTCATCCCTAATGGAAAACCTCCACGAGAGAGCGGAGGAACTCCAGGCTATTCTAGATGGAATTACGGAGCCCCTGGTTTTGATCGACCCGGGCTTTCGGGTCCGTCGTGTCAATAAGGCCACTCTGGAGTTCTCCGAGGAAGCTGAGTTTCCTTTCGTTCTCGGGAGAAAATGTTTCGAGGTCCTTTATAACCGGACCGCTATCTGTCCATACTGTCCTATGAAGGATCATCACGAGAATGAGGCGGACTTCGACGCGCAATTCGAGGGAAAGGGTGAGATCGGAAGAGAGATCTTCCATGTGGCGAATAACCAGAAAGAGACCCTGTATCTGGACTTCTTTCCGATCCGCAAGGACGGAAGCGTAGTCTCCATAGTAGAAAAGATCAGCAATATTACCAGACTCAAGGAAAAGGAAGAAGAGAACCTCCGTATCCGAAACCTAGCATCTCTCGGAATTTTTATCTCCGGCGTGGCTCACGAATTGAATAATCCTCTTACGGGAATGAGCCTTACTCTTCAGAATCTAATGAACAACCTGTCCAGCATGGACCCTGAGTTCTTCAAGAAACGATTGGAGATGATCAAGGAAGATCTCACACGAGCTGCTATGATCGTATTGGATGTGATCAGCTTCGCTAAGCCGGATAAGTTAGTCACTACCAATGCCGACATTCACGAGACCATTATGAAAGCAAAGGATTCGGTTACCTGGGTCTATCCCGTACTTTCCAAGAATACGGAATGGGAGATCCTAAGCGAGCCAGGAACCACCTTCCAATTCAATCCGGTCAAAATGGAAAGATTGTTTATCAATCTGTTCAAGAACTCTTTGCAAGCTTACGATTACGGAGAAGGAAAGATCCGAGTAGAAGTTAGACGCACTCGGAACATGATGCATATCATCGTAGAAGATACTGCCGGCGGAATCCCGGAAGATATGCTGGATAAGATCTTCTCCCCCTTCTTCTCCAAGAACAAAGCAGGTGTGGGAACCGGACTCGGTCTTTCCATCTGCCATTCGATAGTAAGAGAACACAGCGGAGAATTGACTGTGCGTTCCTTCGATCGTAAGACTAGATTCAAGATCTCACTTCCTCTAGTTCAACCCAAAGGGGCTTAA
- the lepB gene encoding signal peptidase I, translating to MFPPKREFGEKDKKFDRKKFVQILSISLTIGFAFAFILRAWVVFPFVPETEEMSPSFPKGKRIYVSRWVQDSSLFLGDVVLAEHPTQKGKVMLVRIVGKSGDQISIQDKVLFRNGISEREEKLPFQLQSKDAREPLPNTHSTRDNLSTVLIEDRKYFLLCDNRDDCLDSRDFGQLPFEKILGKVL from the coding sequence ATGTTCCCACCTAAGAGAGAATTTGGAGAGAAGGACAAAAAATTCGATAGAAAGAAGTTTGTTCAGATCCTCTCCATTTCCTTAACAATTGGATTCGCATTCGCTTTCATTTTAAGAGCCTGGGTGGTCTTTCCATTCGTCCCCGAAACGGAAGAAATGTCCCCTTCCTTCCCGAAAGGAAAAAGGATCTATGTCAGTCGCTGGGTACAGGACTCTTCCCTATTCTTGGGAGATGTGGTACTTGCAGAGCATCCTACTCAGAAAGGTAAAGTGATGCTCGTTCGGATCGTGGGAAAATCGGGAGACCAGATCTCCATCCAAGATAAGGTGCTTTTTCGGAATGGGATCTCGGAGCGGGAGGAAAAACTTCCGTTCCAACTGCAATCTAAGGACGCTAGAGAACCACTTCCTAATACTCATTCCACTAGAGATAATCTCTCCACTGTCTTAATAGAGGATCGAAAATATTTTCTACTCTGCGATAACCGAGACGACTGCCTGGATTCTAGAGATTTCGGACAACTTCCCTTTGAAAAGATCCTAGGCAAAGTCCTCTGA
- a CDS encoding gamma carbonic anhydrase family protein, with amino-acid sequence MQEVYIAGNILEYLGKRPFLEDGVFLAPGSLVVGDVTIGKDSSIWFQTLVRGDVNYIRIGEGVNIQDMTVIHVSKNTHPVEIGNHVSVGHRAILHGCKLKDKAFVGMGAIVMDGVELGEYSFVAAGAMVTPGKIIPPGVMVMGSPGKVVRDITEQERQMIDRTAANYVMYKNNYLEDPTYRISSV; translated from the coding sequence ATGCAAGAAGTCTATATCGCTGGAAATATACTCGAATACTTGGGAAAAAGACCATTTCTCGAAGATGGAGTTTTTCTCGCCCCGGGTTCCTTGGTAGTGGGAGATGTGACCATAGGTAAGGATTCTTCTATTTGGTTCCAAACTCTTGTCCGAGGAGATGTAAATTATATTCGGATCGGAGAAGGGGTGAATATCCAAGACATGACTGTGATCCATGTTTCTAAGAACACCCATCCGGTGGAGATCGGGAATCATGTTTCTGTAGGACATAGGGCAATACTCCACGGATGCAAACTGAAAGATAAGGCGTTTGTCGGAATGGGCGCTATCGTCATGGATGGAGTCGAATTGGGAGAATATTCTTTTGTGGCTGCGGGAGCAATGGTGACTCCCGGAAAGATCATCCCGCCCGGAGTCATGGTCATGGGCTCTCCCGGAAAAGTCGTAAGAGATATCACAGAGCAAGAAAGACAGATGATCGATAGAACTGCTGCCAATTATGTGATGTACAAGAACAACTATTTGGAAGATCCGACGTATAGGATCAGTTCTGTTTAA
- the lenA gene encoding endostatin-like outer membrane lipoprotein LenA, giving the protein MHVRIVFLTVLTFLLFLSLPAFSQSQEAAKTQSSSTQILNQRILKAYESLGVARELLKFERMEALPIGTLVTWVGTFPNRKGVKITKFSVTQSSSPGGIEKAEEKSILLEFNGSTLSKVISEIKTANYSSEDTILIRMTDNTPLDSNVDDLLIYADRNGKEAEYPLNYLPDEGVNRDRSEFKKEFYLKLIEDFFVHVLRLQEMQAQHSSKNQKKLLQSYKESLEY; this is encoded by the coding sequence TTGCACGTTAGGATAGTCTTTCTGACTGTCTTAACGTTCCTCCTCTTCCTTTCTCTTCCCGCATTTTCCCAAAGCCAAGAAGCTGCCAAGACGCAAAGCTCTTCTACCCAGATACTGAACCAGAGGATCCTAAAGGCCTATGAAAGTCTGGGAGTCGCCAGGGAGCTTTTGAAATTCGAAAGAATGGAGGCTCTGCCGATCGGAACCCTGGTGACCTGGGTGGGAACCTTCCCCAACCGAAAAGGGGTCAAGATCACTAAGTTCTCCGTGACCCAATCCTCTAGTCCAGGTGGGATCGAGAAGGCCGAAGAGAAATCCATTCTTCTGGAATTCAATGGTTCTACTCTTTCTAAGGTGATCTCCGAGATCAAGACTGCCAATTATTCTTCGGAAGATACGATACTCATCCGGATGACCGACAATACCCCTCTTGATAGCAATGTGGACGATCTACTTATCTATGCTGACAGAAATGGGAAGGAGGCGGAATATCCTCTCAACTATCTCCCGGACGAGGGAGTCAATCGAGATAGGTCCGAATTTAAGAAGGAATTTTACTTAAAACTGATCGAGGACTTCTTCGTTCATGTTCTCAGGCTACAGGAAATGCAGGCCCAACATTCCTCTAAAAACCAAAAAAAATTACTGCAAAGTTATAAAGAATCCCTAGAATATTGA
- the cysK gene encoding cysteine synthase A has product MKANNILETIGNTPHVKINRLFGTKYTVYSKLERSNPGGSIKDRIALSMIEDAEKSGKLTKDTVIIEPTSGNTGIGLALVAAVKGYRLILVMPESMSVERRRIMAAYGAEFDLTPREKGMPGAIERAKQLVSEHPKAWMPQQFENEANIKVHVETTAAEILKDFPNGVDVLITGVGTGGHITGVAKVLKEKFPKTKVYAVEPEASPVISGGKPGPHPIQGIGAGFIPKNLHTDLLDGVIQVSKDEAFNYALRAAKEEGIFLGVSSGAALAAVAKKLPEIPEGSTILTFNYDTGERYLSIEGLFPVPSNG; this is encoded by the coding sequence ATGAAAGCAAATAATATCTTAGAGACAATCGGTAATACTCCCCATGTGAAGATCAACCGACTGTTCGGAACTAAGTATACTGTATATTCCAAATTAGAACGCAGTAATCCAGGCGGATCCATTAAGGATCGTATTGCTCTTTCAATGATCGAAGATGCTGAAAAGAGCGGAAAACTCACGAAAGACACCGTAATCATCGAGCCGACTTCCGGAAACACAGGGATTGGTCTGGCCTTAGTCGCAGCGGTAAAAGGATATCGTCTCATCCTGGTTATGCCTGAATCCATGAGCGTGGAAAGACGTAGGATCATGGCTGCTTACGGCGCGGAATTCGATCTGACTCCTCGCGAGAAAGGTATGCCTGGCGCAATCGAAAGAGCGAAACAATTAGTATCCGAGCATCCTAAGGCTTGGATGCCTCAACAGTTCGAGAACGAGGCAAATATCAAGGTTCACGTGGAGACTACTGCAGCAGAGATCCTAAAAGACTTCCCGAATGGTGTAGATGTTCTGATCACTGGAGTGGGTACCGGTGGACATATTACCGGTGTTGCTAAGGTACTGAAGGAAAAATTCCCTAAGACTAAGGTGTATGCTGTTGAGCCAGAAGCTTCTCCTGTTATTTCCGGAGGAAAACCTGGACCTCACCCGATCCAAGGGATTGGAGCAGGATTCATTCCTAAAAACTTGCACACCGATCTATTGGACGGAGTGATCCAAGTTTCTAAAGACGAAGCGTTTAACTATGCTCTTCGTGCTGCGAAAGAAGAAGGTATCTTCTTGGGAGTTTCTTCCGGCGCTGCTCTTGCTGCGGTTGCGAAAAAGCTTCCTGAGATCCCTGAAGGTTCTACCATTCTTACCTTCAACTACGATACCGGAGAAAGATATCTTTCTATCGAAGGACTTTTCCCAGTTCCTTCTAACGGTTAA
- a CDS encoding LA_3751/LA_3752 family putative glycosyltransferase translates to MRSVFLPILCALFIGLFVSKMDPNAILVSDNQNKIFQAQAFLDSGFKSQYASCEILRDLGACTYFPSWQIQMKHGISGPFPVAFSLFAAVVGWLADYSYLFYIAIFFFILGVSILKIRNRINSLGILVLVFGPVFFHSVLFPDYSISFLCTCIAVSAYRKPREDRLEQIFLGLLAGLGFFFRPENSILLFFLGIIHIVEWIKLGLPKKDSEEAKRFLLLVGSGVSILFYGILNFYLYDSPWGSRIYVNATVARDHGALKYVSLLFAGHGRVGFLFFCPWIALGAVLLFLKWRSLEKTEKFLLSASILSLGAGVLMTPNDSNIDWGTRYLSWLCVPAVVLFFSGNSKRILESFPKAVRWVGVLSFLVSLFFSKVYYVTEIAQSKEMIRYNQFFRSLPEGVNVSTRNTITALYGQDIFHKKVMIVREKGEYSKLVNLLLEKNENVNLIRYNSAILSKLRSMPKAKESGQDAELEKLFLSRGWKISQETSLEKIEVLHLTR, encoded by the coding sequence ATGAGATCCGTCTTCCTTCCCATTCTTTGCGCATTGTTCATCGGTCTGTTTGTAAGCAAGATGGACCCGAATGCCATTTTAGTTTCGGACAATCAGAACAAGATCTTTCAGGCCCAGGCGTTTCTGGATTCGGGTTTTAAAAGTCAGTATGCAAGCTGTGAGATCTTACGGGACCTAGGGGCCTGCACGTATTTTCCGAGCTGGCAGATCCAAATGAAGCATGGGATCTCAGGACCCTTTCCGGTGGCATTTTCCTTATTCGCAGCTGTCGTTGGATGGCTTGCCGATTATAGTTATCTTTTCTATATTGCGATTTTCTTTTTTATTCTAGGAGTATCCATTCTCAAGATACGGAATCGGATCAATTCTCTTGGTATCCTGGTCCTGGTCTTCGGTCCGGTCTTCTTCCATTCCGTACTATTCCCGGATTATTCGATCAGTTTTCTATGCACTTGCATTGCAGTTTCCGCATATAGGAAACCCAGGGAGGATCGGCTCGAGCAGATCTTTCTCGGGCTCTTGGCGGGACTGGGTTTCTTCTTTCGGCCGGAGAATTCCATCCTTCTCTTCTTCTTGGGAATTATACATATAGTCGAATGGATCAAACTGGGCCTTCCCAAAAAGGATTCGGAAGAAGCGAAAAGATTTTTGCTATTGGTAGGGAGCGGGGTCTCGATCCTATTTTATGGAATTTTAAATTTCTATCTATATGATTCTCCCTGGGGTTCCAGGATCTATGTGAATGCTACTGTCGCTAGAGATCATGGAGCTTTGAAATATGTATCCCTTCTTTTTGCAGGACATGGAAGGGTAGGGTTTCTATTCTTCTGTCCTTGGATCGCACTAGGAGCCGTACTGCTATTCCTCAAATGGAGATCTTTGGAGAAGACGGAAAAATTCCTGCTCTCTGCCTCCATTTTAAGTCTGGGAGCGGGAGTTTTGATGACTCCAAACGATTCCAATATCGATTGGGGAACTCGATATCTATCCTGGCTTTGCGTTCCTGCCGTGGTACTATTCTTTTCCGGGAATTCCAAGAGAATACTCGAATCTTTTCCCAAGGCGGTGAGATGGGTCGGTGTCCTTTCCTTCTTGGTCAGCCTTTTCTTCTCTAAGGTCTATTATGTAACGGAGATTGCGCAATCCAAGGAAATGATCCGATACAATCAATTCTTTCGGTCTTTACCGGAGGGAGTGAATGTGAGCACCCGAAATACGATCACTGCACTTTACGGCCAGGATATATTTCATAAAAAAGTAATGATCGTTCGAGAGAAGGGAGAATATTCGAAATTAGTAAATCTTCTCCTGGAGAAGAACGAGAATGTCAATCTGATCCGATATAATTCCGCCATTCTCTCTAAATTGAGAAGTATGCCAAAGGCGAAGGAATCCGGGCAGGACGCTGAACTGGAAAAACTATTTTTGAGTCGCGGTTGGAAGATCTCCCAAGAAACATCCCTTGAAAAAATAGAGGTTTTGCATCTAACTCGCTAA
- a CDS encoding response regulator transcription factor has protein sequence MSKHRILVVEDIHSIREAVKDILVQQYQVFDAENYDEAVRILDSEEIDLVITDIRMPGKSGLDLIKTIQKEHPQVQYSLMTAYNINDYINFAYQHDIWNIIPKYSFLDINLITVMVKKLLLKDIFGVEKYFSSGFQLTEESGEAFSVPPENGVVFRKISSDKERNHFCNRIGSFLIEKGAPNAVHQILEELTSNAMIRAPRDSKGNSKYQYELPSRDLLVPLEHIQLAETDYFEIGYGIAENSYIIVVRDHFGSLNKKEILKRLDRHITVEGPTGLPSGLADSHGRGLYICREISDQLIFNIEKDKRTEIIALLDKQTNKGYKSLSIYEV, from the coding sequence TTGTCTAAGCATAGGATCTTAGTCGTAGAAGATATTCACTCCATTCGGGAGGCTGTCAAAGATATACTAGTACAGCAGTATCAAGTCTTTGATGCGGAGAATTATGACGAGGCAGTCCGTATCCTGGACTCCGAAGAGATCGATCTGGTGATCACGGATATCCGCATGCCTGGAAAGTCCGGACTGGACCTGATCAAGACGATACAGAAGGAGCATCCTCAGGTCCAATATTCACTGATGACGGCCTATAATATAAACGATTATATCAATTTCGCTTATCAACATGATATCTGGAATATTATTCCTAAGTATTCCTTCTTAGATATCAACCTGATCACTGTGATGGTTAAGAAACTTCTCTTAAAGGATATCTTCGGGGTGGAGAAATACTTCAGTTCCGGTTTTCAACTTACGGAAGAAAGCGGGGAAGCTTTTTCAGTTCCTCCGGAGAACGGAGTCGTTTTCCGAAAGATCAGTTCCGATAAAGAAAGAAATCATTTTTGCAATCGGATCGGTTCCTTTTTGATCGAAAAAGGAGCTCCGAACGCGGTGCATCAGATCCTAGAAGAGCTTACTTCCAATGCGATGATCCGAGCGCCTAGAGACTCTAAAGGAAATTCGAAATACCAGTATGAGCTTCCTTCCAGAGACCTTCTTGTTCCTTTAGAACATATTCAACTCGCGGAAACGGACTACTTCGAGATTGGTTATGGGATCGCAGAGAACTCCTATATTATCGTGGTCCGAGATCATTTCGGTTCTTTGAACAAGAAGGAGATCTTGAAACGATTGGATCGACATATCACTGTCGAAGGTCCTACAGGTCTGCCTTCCGGACTCGCGGATTCACACGGTAGAGGTCTGTATATTTGCAGAGAGATCTCGGACCAGCTGATCTTCAATATAGAAAAAGACAAAAGAACCGAGATCATCGCGTTGCTGGACAAGCAAACGAATAAGGGATATAAATCTCTTTCGATCTATGAGGTTTGA
- the secG gene encoding preprotein translocase subunit SecG produces MGFITGTILVLFVFVSLFLILLVMIQTGKGGMGGVLGGGASQSVFGSSTADVLTKATRVAGLLFLALSLILSFLFAKTSGYNTAPAPEILPPPAVEGAQEPQGGTNAQPATPAPAAAPATSPEGQPKP; encoded by the coding sequence ATGGGATTTATCACCGGAACCATTCTAGTTCTTTTCGTTTTCGTTAGCCTTTTTCTCATTCTTCTCGTTATGATCCAGACCGGAAAAGGGGGAATGGGAGGAGTCCTGGGCGGAGGCGCAAGCCAATCCGTTTTCGGATCTTCTACTGCGGATGTTCTGACCAAGGCAACTCGAGTGGCTGGTCTTCTTTTTTTGGCGCTTTCTCTGATTCTTTCTTTCCTTTTTGCGAAGACTAGCGGATACAATACTGCCCCGGCTCCGGAAATTCTTCCACCTCCGGCAGTAGAAGGAGCACAGGAACCACAAGGAGGGACAAATGCCCAACCGGCAACCCCAGCGCCTGCAGCTGCTCCAGCAACTTCTCCGGAAGGACAACCTAAACCGTAA
- the gap gene encoding type I glyceraldehyde-3-phosphate dehydrogenase, whose protein sequence is MTTRIAINGFGRIGRLVFRSGIKDPNLEIVAINDLVTPDNLGYLLKYDSTHGRFNGTVEHTEKELIVDGKKVLCVSERDPEKLPWKDLKVDFVVESTGLFTDRVGAEKHLKAGAKKVVISAPAKDKDIPTFVMGVNNEKYDADKDHIVSNASCTTNCLAPITKVVLDNFGIEEGLMTTIHATTSTQPTVDGPSKKDWRGGRGAMQNIIPASTGAAKAVGLCIPEVNGKLTGMSFRVPVPDVSVVDLTVKTTKETSLKEISAKMKEASEGAMKGILGYTDEMVVSNDFLSSTLSSIFDADACIELNSRFFKLVSWYDNEMGYSNRVLDLIRYMAKKG, encoded by the coding sequence ATGACGACAAGAATCGCTATCAACGGATTCGGACGAATCGGCCGCCTGGTGTTTCGCTCCGGAATTAAAGATCCAAATCTTGAGATCGTAGCCATCAATGACCTCGTAACCCCAGACAATTTGGGCTATCTTTTAAAATACGATTCTACTCACGGACGTTTCAACGGAACCGTAGAACATACCGAAAAAGAACTGATTGTAGACGGTAAGAAAGTACTCTGCGTTTCCGAAAGAGACCCTGAAAAACTCCCATGGAAAGACCTCAAAGTAGACTTCGTGGTCGAATCCACCGGTCTATTCACTGATAGAGTCGGCGCGGAAAAACACCTGAAGGCCGGCGCCAAAAAAGTAGTCATCTCTGCTCCTGCAAAAGACAAGGACATTCCCACTTTCGTAATGGGAGTCAACAACGAGAAATACGACGCAGACAAGGATCATATTGTTTCTAACGCGTCTTGCACTACCAACTGTCTGGCTCCGATCACAAAAGTGGTCCTGGACAATTTCGGAATAGAAGAAGGTCTGATGACCACCATCCACGCAACTACTTCGACCCAACCTACCGTAGACGGTCCTTCTAAAAAGGATTGGAGAGGCGGAAGAGGAGCAATGCAAAACATTATCCCTGCTTCTACAGGGGCTGCAAAAGCAGTTGGACTTTGCATTCCTGAAGTGAACGGAAAACTAACTGGTATGTCTTTCCGAGTTCCAGTTCCTGACGTTTCTGTGGTAGATCTAACGGTAAAAACTACCAAAGAAACCAGCCTCAAAGAAATCTCCGCAAAAATGAAAGAAGCTTCCGAAGGTGCAATGAAAGGCATCCTCGGTTATACAGACGAGATGGTTGTTTCTAACGACTTCTTGAGCTCTACTCTTTCTTCTATCTTCGATGCGGACGCTTGTATCGAGCTGAACTCCAGATTCTTCAAATTGGTTTCCTGGTATGACAACGAAATGGGATACTCGAACCGAGTTCTGGATCTCATTCGTTACATGGCGAAAAAAGGATAA
- a CDS encoding phosphoglycerate kinase → MQLQLPRLENENVQGKRVFLRVDFNVPLENGKVADKTRIEKTLPTIELLVKKGARLVIASHLGRPKGKPDPQYSMQPVFEVFKGMVKAPVSFSKDVIGENAVKLSKELKDGEILLLENLRFHKEEEENDPGFSKSLAALADVYVNDAFGAAHRAHSSTEGIAHLLPSFAGLLMYKEITELSSLLSRPAKPFVAIIGGSKVSSKISVIKNLIDKVDHILIGGGMAYTFLKSRAIPVGNSLVEKDFEVEAFQLIERAGVAGVDFQLPVDHIIADKFDANAKTKTVDKMGILDGWMGMDIGPKTISNYEKVIKNAATIVWNGPMGVFEFDKFAPGTMAIAKAVAKSKAKTVVGGGDSIAAINKAKVEDKITHVSTGGGASLEFLEGKKLPGVVALLKSEER, encoded by the coding sequence ATGCAATTGCAATTACCTAGGCTCGAAAACGAAAACGTCCAAGGAAAACGGGTCTTTCTCAGAGTCGACTTTAACGTTCCATTAGAAAACGGTAAGGTTGCTGATAAGACCAGAATTGAAAAGACACTTCCCACGATCGAATTGCTAGTCAAGAAGGGAGCCCGTTTGGTGATCGCAAGCCATTTGGGCCGCCCGAAAGGAAAACCGGATCCTCAGTATTCCATGCAGCCGGTATTCGAAGTATTCAAAGGAATGGTCAAAGCACCTGTTTCCTTTTCTAAGGACGTGATCGGTGAGAACGCAGTTAAACTCTCCAAGGAACTAAAAGACGGAGAAATCCTTCTCTTGGAAAATTTACGTTTTCATAAAGAAGAAGAGGAGAACGATCCAGGTTTCTCTAAGAGTCTTGCGGCTCTCGCGGATGTGTACGTAAACGACGCATTCGGAGCGGCTCACAGGGCCCATTCTTCTACCGAAGGGATTGCACATCTTCTTCCTTCTTTTGCGGGCCTATTGATGTACAAGGAGATCACAGAGTTATCTAGTCTTCTTTCTCGTCCGGCCAAACCTTTCGTAGCCATCATCGGTGGCTCTAAGGTTTCCTCCAAGATCAGTGTGATCAAGAACCTGATCGATAAGGTAGATCATATCCTGATCGGCGGGGGAATGGCCTATACCTTCCTAAAATCCAGAGCGATCCCAGTCGGAAATTCCTTAGTGGAAAAAGACTTCGAAGTGGAAGCATTTCAACTGATCGAAAGAGCCGGAGTAGCCGGTGTGGATTTCCAATTGCCGGTGGATCATATTATCGCGGATAAATTCGATGCGAATGCAAAGACCAAGACCGTAGATAAGATGGGTATCCTGGACGGTTGGATGGGAATGGACATCGGTCCTAAGACCATCTCGAATTACGAAAAAGTAATTAAGAATGCCGCTACTATCGTTTGGAACGGGCCCATGGGAGTATTCGAATTCGATAAATTCGCCCCCGGAACCATGGCAATCGCGAAGGCGGTCGCTAAGTCCAAGGCCAAGACCGTGGTTGGAGGAGGAGACTCCATCGCTGCGATCAATAAGGCAAAGGTAGAAGACAAGATCACCCACGTTTCCACGGGAGGAGGAGCCTCTCTGGAATTCCTAGAAGGCAAGAAACTTCCTGGTGTAGTGGCTCTTCTCAAATCCGAAGAAAGATAA